The following proteins are encoded in a genomic region of Desulfovibrio legallii:
- a CDS encoding RrF2 family transcriptional regulator, translating into MRFSTRTRYGLRFLLRLAAQPKDSLLQLGQVAKEENISSGYLEQIVRALRPMGILRAVRGSGGGYALARAPRDINMEEVFQHLEGEISPVRCLTQGRHCQRETHCSTRGFWSELDEHIRGFLRQRSLQNIIDSEKPFASGGNHVELH; encoded by the coding sequence CGCCTGGCCGCCCAACCCAAAGACAGCCTGCTGCAACTGGGCCAGGTGGCTAAAGAGGAAAACATCTCGTCCGGCTACCTGGAGCAGATCGTCCGCGCGCTCAGGCCCATGGGCATTCTGCGGGCCGTGCGCGGCTCCGGCGGCGGCTACGCTCTGGCCAGAGCCCCGCGAGACATTAATATGGAAGAAGTCTTTCAGCACCTGGAGGGAGAAATCTCTCCGGTCCGCTGCCTGACCCAGGGGCGTCACTGCCAGCGCGAAACCCACTGCTCCACCCGCGGATTCTGGAGCGAACTGGACGAGCACATCCGGGGTTTTTTACGGCAGCGCAGCCTGCAGAACATCATCGATTCCGAGAAGCCCTTCGCTTCAGGAGGCAACCATGTGGAACTACACTAA
- the nifU gene encoding Fe-S cluster assembly protein NifU: MWNYTKTVHDHFLHPHNVGPLNGANAVGEVGSLACGDALKLYLKIDGEGIIRDASFETFGCASAIASSSVLTDMVKDMSVEDALKLTNKDIVNALGGLPRQKMHCSVMGQEALEAAIRQWKGEPPVPHAQEEGKLVCKCFGVTDAQIIRTIRENNLKTVEEVTNYTKAGGACGECLDEIAEILATELKQKPLVELKPRPRLTNVQRMQKVLQTIDEEIRPRLSVDGGDIELVDVDGPRVVVSLRGRCSQCRASDVTIRDLVQKALREHVEPDIVVEEA, translated from the coding sequence ATGTGGAACTACACTAAGACCGTACACGATCATTTTCTCCACCCCCATAACGTGGGGCCCCTCAACGGCGCCAACGCCGTGGGCGAAGTGGGCAGCCTGGCCTGCGGCGACGCCCTCAAGCTCTACCTTAAGATCGACGGGGAGGGCATTATCCGCGACGCCAGCTTTGAAACCTTCGGCTGCGCCAGCGCCATTGCCTCCAGCTCCGTGCTTACGGACATGGTCAAGGACATGAGCGTGGAGGACGCCCTCAAGCTGACCAATAAGGACATCGTCAACGCCCTGGGCGGCCTGCCCCGGCAGAAGATGCACTGCTCCGTCATGGGCCAGGAAGCCCTGGAGGCCGCCATCCGCCAGTGGAAGGGCGAACCCCCCGTGCCCCACGCCCAAGAAGAAGGCAAGCTGGTCTGCAAGTGCTTCGGCGTCACGGACGCCCAGATTATCCGCACCATCCGCGAAAACAACCTCAAAACTGTGGAAGAGGTCACAAACTACACCAAGGCTGGCGGCGCGTGTGGCGAATGCCTGGACGAAATAGCCGAAATCCTCGCCACAGAGCTCAAGCAGAAGCCCCTGGTGGAACTGAAGCCCCGGCCCCGCCTTACCAATGTGCAGCGCATGCAGAAGGTGCTCCAAACCATTGACGAGGAAATCCGCCCCCGTCTGAGCGTGGACGGCGGCGACATCGAGCTGGTGGATGTGGACGGCCCCCGGGTGGTGGTATCCCTGCGCGGACGCTGCTCTCAGTGCCGCGCCAGCGACGTGACCATCCGCGACCTGGTGCAGAAAGCCCTGCGCGAACATGTGGAGCCCGATATCGTGGTGGAGGAGGCCTAA
- the nifS gene encoding cysteine desulfurase NifS: MKTIYLDNNATTAIAPEVRDAMLPYLGELYGNPSSMHTFGGQVAGAVEGARERMAALLGAKPEEIIFTSCGSESDNAAIWAAIQTQPEKRRLVTTRVEHPAVLNVMQYWERQGYHVTYLGVDSKGRLDLDEYAAALTPDTALVSIMFANNEVGNIYPVQRLAEMAKERGVLFHTDAVQAVGKTPIDLAHLPVDMLSLSGHKLHTPKGIGVLYVRKGVRFRPFLRGGHQENGRRAGTENVPYIVGLGVAAQLAAAHMQDERVSVALLRDRLEQGLTAAIPECMVNGDVENRLPNTTNIAFKNVEGEAILLMLDRLGICASSGSACTSGSLEPSHVLRAMGVPFNYAHGSVRLSLSRYTTEEEVDFVVAHFPEVIATLRAISPYKN, encoded by the coding sequence ATGAAGACCATCTATCTGGACAACAACGCCACCACGGCCATCGCGCCGGAAGTGCGCGACGCCATGCTGCCCTACCTGGGCGAGCTCTACGGCAATCCCTCCAGCATGCACACCTTCGGCGGTCAGGTGGCCGGCGCGGTGGAAGGGGCCCGCGAACGCATGGCCGCCCTGCTGGGCGCAAAGCCGGAGGAAATCATCTTTACCTCCTGCGGGTCGGAAAGCGACAACGCCGCCATCTGGGCCGCCATCCAGACCCAGCCGGAAAAGCGCCGCCTGGTCACCACCAGAGTGGAACACCCGGCCGTGCTCAACGTCATGCAGTACTGGGAGCGCCAGGGCTACCACGTCACCTACCTTGGCGTGGACAGCAAAGGCCGCCTGGACCTGGACGAATACGCGGCGGCGCTCACCCCGGACACGGCCCTGGTCTCCATCATGTTCGCCAACAACGAGGTGGGCAACATCTATCCCGTGCAGCGCCTGGCGGAAATGGCCAAAGAACGCGGCGTGCTCTTCCATACGGACGCGGTGCAGGCCGTGGGCAAAACGCCCATCGACCTGGCCCACCTGCCCGTGGACATGCTCTCCCTTTCCGGCCACAAGCTGCACACGCCCAAGGGCATAGGCGTGCTCTATGTGCGCAAGGGCGTCCGCTTCCGGCCCTTCCTGCGTGGCGGGCATCAGGAAAACGGCCGCCGCGCGGGCACGGAAAACGTGCCTTATATCGTGGGCCTGGGCGTGGCCGCGCAACTGGCGGCCGCGCACATGCAGGACGAGCGGGTAAGCGTGGCCCTGCTGCGCGACCGTCTGGAACAGGGCCTCACCGCCGCCATACCAGAATGCATGGTCAACGGCGATGTGGAAAACCGCCTGCCCAATACCACCAACATCGCCTTCAAAAACGTGGAGGGCGAGGCCATCTTGCTCATGCTGGACCGCCTGGGCATCTGCGCCAGCTCCGGCTCCGCCTGCACCTCCGGCAGTCTGGAGCCATCGCATGTGCTCCGGGCCATGGGCGTGCCTTTCAACTACGCCCACGGTTCCGTGCGCCTCTCCCTCTCGCGCTACACCACAGAGGAAGAAGTGGACTTTGTGGTGGCCCACTTCCCGGAGGTTATTGCAACCCTGCGGGCTATCTCGCCTTATAAAAATTAG
- a CDS encoding bacteriohemerythrin, giving the protein MNVFLGETIDTEKKAELGEQDYFQWSESYSTGVPVIDGQHKLLLSYINRLARNINQGSDPDLLLEILDNLAGYAFTHFNTEEIFFAHSGYPDAGKHIRNHREFKQTVAEFRQAVDEGTAHVDRHLLEFLKNWLIKHIQGMDTSYAPYVRQRAEKQEA; this is encoded by the coding sequence ATGAACGTCTTTCTGGGGGAAACCATCGATACGGAAAAAAAGGCGGAACTCGGCGAGCAGGACTACTTCCAATGGTCCGAGAGCTACTCCACGGGCGTGCCCGTCATTGACGGGCAGCATAAGCTCCTGCTTTCCTACATCAACAGGCTGGCGCGCAACATCAACCAGGGCAGCGATCCCGACCTGCTGCTGGAGATTCTGGACAATCTGGCGGGCTATGCCTTCACCCACTTCAATACGGAAGAAATTTTCTTTGCCCACTCCGGCTACCCGGACGCCGGCAAACATATCCGCAACCACCGCGAATTCAAGCAGACCGTGGCCGAATTCCGGCAGGCTGTAGACGAAGGCACGGCCCATGTGGACAGACACCTTCTGGAATTTCTGAAAAACTGGCTTATTAAGCACATCCAGGGCATGGACACCAGCTACGCCCCATATGTGCGCCAGCGTGCGGAAAAACAGGAGGCATAG